One part of the Bacteroidia bacterium genome encodes these proteins:
- a CDS encoding EamA family transporter — protein MKLALTERQRAYLDMHISILFFGFAAILGKLISLPGTTITFYRMLITLISLCFFPGLIKKCLSLPKKTLIRYAGIGILMALHWMCFFESIKYANASIAVTCMASVAFFTSLIEPIFFKKKIRRLEIMLGLIVIGGILMIFGFTGEKYALGIILALISALLISLVSVLNKQAVADHDVYSITAVQFAAGVLFLALLMPFYMQVFPDLPYLPNGWDWIWLLVLSLLGTTLAYTLNMRSLKHLSAYITMLSMNLEPVYGIILAWLIFREDKDLNLGFYIGALIILIAVFIHPMLDKKGKES, from the coding sequence ATGAAACTTGCCTTAACTGAGCGTCAGCGAGCTTACCTGGACATGCACATTTCCATACTCTTTTTTGGATTTGCAGCCATCCTGGGTAAGCTCATTTCTTTGCCGGGTACTACTATCACGTTTTACAGAATGCTGATTACCCTGATCAGTTTATGTTTCTTTCCCGGACTGATCAAAAAATGCCTTTCCCTTCCGAAAAAGACCCTGATCCGATATGCTGGAATAGGGATTCTCATGGCTTTGCACTGGATGTGTTTTTTCGAGTCCATCAAATACGCCAATGCGTCTATCGCCGTTACCTGCATGGCATCGGTAGCTTTCTTCACCTCACTCATCGAACCCATATTTTTCAAGAAAAAGATTCGCCGTCTGGAAATCATGCTGGGATTGATTGTTATCGGCGGTATCCTGATGATTTTTGGATTTACGGGAGAAAAATATGCCCTCGGAATTATACTTGCGCTTATCTCAGCCTTGTTGATTTCTTTGGTGAGCGTGCTAAATAAACAGGCAGTAGCAGACCATGATGTCTATTCCATTACGGCGGTTCAATTCGCGGCAGGCGTTCTGTTCCTTGCGCTACTCATGCCTTTTTATATGCAAGTCTTTCCGGACTTGCCTTACCTCCCCAATGGCTGGGATTGGATATGGTTGCTTGTCCTTTCCCTCCTGGGAACCACTTTGGCCTATACCTTAAATATGCGATCCCTCAAGCATCTTTCGGCCTATATCACCATGCTCTCGATGAACCTCGAGCCTGTCTATGGAATCATCCTTGCCTGGTTGATTTTTAGAGAGGATAAAGACTTGAATTTGGGTTTTTATATAGGGGCTCTTATTATTCTAATAGCCGTTTTTATCCATCCGATGTTAGATAAAAAGGGCAAGGAGAGCTAG
- a CDS encoding Ig-like domain-containing protein, giving the protein MAVLSLFWATCAKPISPTGGPRDEVAPKVSKTVPENQSLNFEGKEIKILFDEAVRAPTFDKEIFISPLVKRPKIIRSDNAKRITIKFVEDLRPATTYVITLTGVKDNTEGNEIAEAFTLAFSTGDQLDSMEIKGKILSPVAGTGEKEMKVLLFDADSIKDNDFLGIRPAYVSKANEEGIFEFKYLRNAPYRILGLNDADQSNTYSQPSEKVAIMEDSLPSFNIKDTTKSQETINTLYSFLPDDSPPQLRRYLWTHPNTLALVVSENLRLDAMKLYRTDTLGQDSLELTDYTLWRNKADKELIIHMPIAQENYSQLHFSSVEDSLGNSMDSVLLVNPNRNRDPENPLLKKPELNLEKEVWELLPYRKVFEADRKFFALRDTGSVDSLRKSYPLEWEEDGINMWIKPPKDLDPEKAYRLEVDGTFFEQSDSTLSDSTYGYTMKWFDKEEYGTISGKLVFNDSLYRGPVILQFMDKNKVVRSLQDTVFNFTNIPKGSYTFRIIADEDQNGVWTPGSINPPRLPEKIYQDANAVSIRENWDFEDHEVIMGIAVPPPPKEETAEGATGAPGGRTNPGGRPGSGSRIPNGNRN; this is encoded by the coding sequence ATGGCAGTCCTAAGTCTATTTTGGGCGACTTGTGCCAAGCCTATTTCTCCTACAGGTGGCCCCCGAGATGAAGTCGCTCCCAAGGTGAGTAAAACCGTCCCGGAAAATCAATCCCTGAATTTTGAGGGCAAAGAAATCAAAATACTTTTTGATGAAGCCGTTCGTGCACCGACTTTCGACAAGGAAATATTTATCTCCCCTTTAGTCAAAAGACCCAAGATCATCCGTAGTGATAATGCAAAAAGGATCACGATTAAATTTGTCGAAGATCTTCGGCCTGCAACCACCTATGTTATCACCCTTACAGGGGTGAAAGACAATACGGAAGGAAATGAAATTGCGGAAGCTTTTACCCTGGCATTCAGCACAGGGGATCAGCTGGACAGCATGGAGATCAAGGGGAAAATTCTGAGTCCTGTCGCGGGAACTGGAGAAAAAGAAATGAAAGTACTCCTTTTCGATGCGGATAGTATCAAGGACAATGATTTTCTGGGAATACGTCCTGCCTATGTGAGCAAAGCGAATGAGGAAGGGATATTTGAATTCAAATATTTGCGGAATGCTCCGTATCGAATTTTGGGATTGAATGACGCCGACCAAAGCAATACCTATAGTCAACCTTCCGAGAAGGTAGCAATCATGGAGGATTCCTTACCCAGCTTCAACATCAAGGATACCACCAAAAGTCAAGAGACTATAAATACTCTGTATTCATTCCTCCCGGATGACAGCCCTCCTCAACTCAGGCGTTATCTGTGGACTCACCCTAATACACTGGCTCTGGTTGTGAGTGAAAACCTCCGACTGGATGCCATGAAGCTCTATCGCACAGATACACTCGGACAGGACAGCCTCGAATTGACCGATTATACCCTCTGGAGAAATAAGGCAGATAAAGAGCTGATCATCCATATGCCCATTGCTCAGGAAAATTATAGTCAACTGCATTTTAGTTCTGTTGAGGATAGTTTGGGAAATAGCATGGATAGTGTTTTGCTGGTTAATCCTAATAGAAATCGGGATCCGGAAAACCCTTTATTGAAAAAGCCGGAACTCAATCTGGAAAAAGAAGTCTGGGAACTCCTGCCCTATCGAAAAGTCTTTGAGGCAGATCGAAAATTCTTTGCCTTACGTGATACGGGCTCTGTAGATAGTTTGAGGAAAAGCTATCCCCTGGAATGGGAAGAAGACGGAATAAACATGTGGATTAAACCACCCAAAGATCTGGACCCGGAAAAAGCCTATCGTTTGGAAGTCGATGGTACATTTTTCGAGCAAAGTGATAGCACCCTGAGTGATAGTACCTATGGCTATACGATGAAATGGTTTGATAAGGAAGAGTATGGAACGATCAGTGGAAAGCTCGTTTTCAATGATAGCCTATATCGGGGTCCTGTGATTCTGCAGTTTATGGATAAAAACAAAGTTGTAAGAAGTCTGCAGGATACCGTTTTCAATTTCACCAATATTCCCAAAGGATCTTATACATTTCGCATCATAGCAGATGAGGATCAAAATGGTGTCTGGACACCTGGTTCTATCAATCCTCCTCGATTACCGGAAAAAATTTACCAGGATGCCAATGCCGTTTCCATACGGGAAAACTGGGATTTTGAAGATCATGAAGTCATCATGGGGATTGCTGTTCCCCCTCCACCGAAAGAAGAAACTGCTGAAGGTGCAACAGGTGCTCCGGGCGGTAGAACAAACCCTGGTGGAAGGCCTGGTAGTGGTTCGCGAATTCCGAATGGGAATAGAAACTAG